A stretch of the Bacillus sp. FJAT-18017 genome encodes the following:
- a CDS encoding ASCH domain-containing protein translates to MTEQNNAFPPKTCEVERLVTMEEDVNKVLAGKKTATRRNGRYADVGEIMELKGKKFVVDSVYSQSLGELTDADAQREGFENVEAYKQSILSYHPGMPWLPKMRVWVHEFSPVEE, encoded by the coding sequence ATGACAGAACAGAACAATGCTTTTCCGCCAAAAACATGTGAGGTTGAGCGTCTTGTCACAATGGAAGAGGACGTCAATAAAGTGTTGGCAGGCAAAAAAACTGCTACGCGCCGTAACGGCCGTTATGCCGATGTAGGCGAAATCATGGAGTTAAAAGGAAAGAAATTCGTCGTGGACAGTGTCTATTCCCAATCACTTGGAGAATTGACTGATGCAGATGCTCAGCGCGAGGGCTTTGAAAATGTTGAAGCCTACAAGCAGTCGATCCTATCGTATCACCCGGGAATGCCATGGCTTCCGAAAATGCGCGTCTGGGTGCATGAATTTAGTCCTGTTGAAGAATAA
- a CDS encoding DUF4230 domain-containing protein, with protein MGTNREIIEEKDEKIEQLERLLLELKEAQQQSAATIAVGQNTRYVSQPKGIVQPFFKAGVLKIILAILVPLIIISVVIWQFAGSIFKQESVTFVEHVQELATLATAEAHMKTVIHEEDNKNFLNINLPGTKRELLLVVPATVLAGVDLKKVTSEDMVINEETNEIDITLPQAEFIQDPALQMDKIQAVDSNGLFRADIKMDEGFEKAAEAQEKIRQEAISIGLLDTAEKNAEKVLKEFFKGIGYTVNVTFK; from the coding sequence ATGGGCACAAATAGAGAAATTATAGAAGAAAAAGACGAAAAAATTGAACAACTAGAAAGACTATTACTAGAATTAAAGGAAGCACAACAGCAAAGTGCTGCAACGATTGCGGTAGGTCAAAACACAAGATATGTATCTCAACCGAAAGGAATTGTTCAGCCCTTTTTCAAAGCTGGTGTATTGAAAATTATTTTGGCCATCCTTGTTCCTTTAATCATCATTTCGGTAGTAATTTGGCAATTTGCGGGCAGTATCTTCAAACAAGAGTCTGTCACGTTTGTTGAACACGTTCAAGAGCTAGCTACATTGGCAACAGCTGAAGCTCATATGAAGACGGTTATACACGAAGAGGATAATAAGAATTTCTTGAATATTAATCTACCAGGAACAAAGCGAGAGCTTTTATTGGTTGTACCTGCGACGGTTTTAGCAGGTGTTGATTTGAAAAAGGTTACTTCTGAGGACATGGTTATTAATGAGGAAACAAACGAAATAGATATTACCCTTCCTCAAGCAGAGTTCATTCAAGACCCAGCATTACAAATGGATAAAATACAAGCCGTTGACAGTAATGGGCTTTTCCGTGCTGATATTAAAATGGATGAGGGGTTTGAGAAGGCCGCTGAGGCACAAGAGAAAATTCGTCAAGAAGCTATATCTATTGGTTTACTAGATACTGCTGAGAAAAATGCAGAAAAAGTGTTAAAGGAATTTTTTAAGGGTATTGGTTATACGGTAAATGTCACGTTTAAGTAA
- a CDS encoding PaaI family thioesterase has product MGETIENAIQDIYPDDFAWCYGCGRLNQDGHHFRTGWQGDQTVTIYTPKSKYMGIPGFVYGGMIASLIDCHGTGSASLALHRKNGNEIGDGTEPPRFVTASLNVEYLKPTPQDVPLKAIGTVEEIHPKRWKVHIEVFADDVPCARGEVVAVVMPATFTK; this is encoded by the coding sequence ATGGGAGAAACAATTGAAAACGCAATACAGGATATCTATCCTGATGATTTCGCCTGGTGTTATGGGTGTGGCCGATTAAATCAAGATGGGCATCATTTTCGCACTGGCTGGCAAGGTGACCAGACGGTTACAATCTATACGCCTAAATCCAAGTACATGGGAATTCCCGGGTTTGTATATGGCGGGATGATCGCTTCGTTGATTGATTGCCACGGAACTGGGTCTGCCTCACTTGCACTGCACCGCAAGAATGGAAACGAAATAGGAGATGGCACAGAACCTCCCAGATTTGTAACCGCCAGCCTCAATGTGGAATACCTTAAACCAACTCCGCAGGATGTTCCATTAAAAGCAATTGGAACTGTAGAAGAAATTCATCCTAAAAGATGGAAAGTACATATAGAAGTATTTGCAGATGATGTTCCTTGTGCCCGTGGCGAGGTCGTTGCGGTTGTAATGCCCGCTACTTTTACAAAATAA
- a CDS encoding YidH family protein yields the protein MEIENQRKKREENQLEFAQQHLANERTYLAWVRTAISVTGIAFVIVSFHLTIGQSHRVIDFLAVLLTILSSLAGFGVIINSAIQYYRKRKQIQSQRFHSSHVSIIASTLALLIVVLVAIVYILIQFMHVEESIS from the coding sequence ATGGAAATTGAAAATCAGAGAAAAAAACGAGAAGAAAATCAACTGGAATTTGCTCAGCAGCATTTGGCCAATGAACGCACGTACTTAGCTTGGGTACGGACCGCGATAAGCGTCACAGGAATTGCTTTTGTAATAGTTTCTTTCCATTTAACCATTGGACAAAGCCATCGGGTAATTGACTTTCTTGCTGTGCTGCTTACTATCCTATCCAGCTTGGCTGGTTTTGGTGTTATTATAAATTCAGCTATCCAATATTACAGAAAACGAAAACAAATTCAGTCGCAACGCTTTCATTCTTCCCATGTGTCCATCATAGCGTCAACACTGGCTTTACTTATCGTGGTTCTCGTTGCTATTGTCTATATTTTAATCCAATTTATGCATGTTGAGGAGAGCATATCATAA
- a CDS encoding MBL fold metallo-hydrolase, with the protein MLKKKDSIFETVPEGFRVVTVGSGNPKTEVGRNAPSTLVQFKDKYFLVDCGASSTNTLTNIGLPVENITNMLFTHQHVDHNGDFWTFFIDGWQGSYGRRSLNLAGPRVQELYDTTVDFFKDDLAYRARLGTAKDGALTNVNITDFTEDQHSLELDGVQITAIPVPHTAPTYAYRFEADGQSVVVSGDLDYTEDFAPFAKGVDILVIDGMMTTDFSALSEQGAENLKDGLLGSHATPEALAKMAADAGAKKVVLTHLGLGKLDSNTKKAFSDVNFQGEIIVAEDGLVIEP; encoded by the coding sequence ATGTTAAAAAAAAAGGATTCTATATTTGAAACAGTCCCGGAAGGCTTTCGCGTCGTGACAGTTGGATCAGGCAATCCCAAAACTGAAGTCGGCCGCAATGCACCAAGCACGCTTGTGCAGTTTAAGGACAAGTATTTCTTGGTAGACTGCGGCGCCAGTTCAACCAATACCCTGACGAACATCGGTCTTCCTGTAGAAAACATTACCAATATGTTATTTACCCATCAACATGTTGACCACAACGGAGATTTCTGGACATTCTTCATCGATGGTTGGCAAGGATCCTATGGTAGAAGATCCCTTAATCTAGCCGGCCCACGAGTCCAGGAACTGTATGATACTACCGTTGACTTTTTCAAAGATGACCTGGCGTACCGTGCCCGTTTAGGCACAGCGAAAGACGGAGCGCTGACAAATGTAAACATCACGGATTTTACGGAAGATCAGCATAGCCTGGAGCTTGATGGCGTCCAAATTACGGCAATCCCTGTTCCACATACCGCTCCAACTTATGCATACCGTTTTGAGGCAGACGGCCAGAGTGTCGTCGTCTCAGGGGATTTGGACTATACCGAAGACTTTGCGCCGTTTGCAAAAGGCGTTGACATCCTGGTGATTGACGGAATGATGACCACTGATTTTTCAGCTCTTTCCGAACAAGGCGCTGAAAATTTGAAAGACGGCTTACTAGGATCCCATGCGACTCCCGAAGCACTTGCCAAGATGGCGGCCGATGCGGGAGCCAAGAAAGTGGTTTTGACTCATCTAGGCCTGGGGAAACTAGATTCGAACACAAAAAAAGCATTTTCCGACGTTAATTTCCAAGGAGAGATTATCGTAGCTGAAGATGGTCTAGTGATTGAGCCATAG
- a CDS encoding beta-propeller domain-containing protein codes for MKKWIILGGVSLLFIAGLSYYFLTQFKLVNAWEENEEAIVMANKVWSIQFTEKISTESLRSDSIFVLDDQGKKIKTALSLSDDQKTVYIDPPKEGYQLNAKFYTLHFKKDLESSAGRNLGRDTSWKFVVKEDLPVIGSKDELNDYYKNLLKEEERTSSGGWFSSDTSESGMSEEKSSADKAANTEYSQTNNQVQGVDEADIVKTDGKHIFQAEENEIRIIKAAPEDDMKLLSKISYPGEFTPNQLFLHEGKLAVIGNQYHYTSNPYEEMEKDSKILPMMMSTKAVIYDVKNPAKPVLIREVELEGSYMSARKVESMVYLVTMHHPDYWLLRENEGLDIRPKYSDTASGTGEKIVSYDEINYFPESKESNYTMIAAFDLNQPGKKAAVTTYLGSGEQMYMSKENLYLAVANWAEYPRGNWTEMPAPDTTIHKFSIKGMDVEFQGSALVQGTVLNQFSMDEHDGHFRVVTTKGYAWDESRPSSNALYILDENLKPTGKLESLARGERIYSARFMGDRIYMVTFKETDPLFVIEASNPAKPKVLGELKIPGFSNYLHPYDENHLIGFGHDTKIVVEKGAGAQPRILTDGVKISLFDVSDMHNPKEKFTEIIGGRGTYSPLNDDHKALLFNKDKNVFAFPISVYQNSQENEYDQIFEFQGAYVYSIDSDKGFELQSKINHNTNGQPSIYEEYDPAIKRLLYISNTLYALSPGKITSHDLKSYRHIGTLGLR; via the coding sequence ATGAAAAAGTGGATAATTTTAGGCGGGGTTTCGTTATTGTTTATAGCTGGCCTTTCTTATTACTTCTTAACGCAGTTCAAGCTGGTCAACGCCTGGGAAGAGAACGAAGAAGCCATTGTCATGGCCAATAAAGTGTGGAGTATTCAATTTACTGAAAAAATCTCGACAGAAAGTCTTCGTTCTGATTCAATCTTTGTTTTGGATGATCAAGGAAAGAAAATTAAAACTGCGCTTTCCCTTAGTGACGATCAAAAAACCGTATATATTGACCCTCCAAAAGAAGGGTATCAACTTAATGCAAAATTTTACACCCTCCATTTTAAAAAAGACCTTGAATCTTCCGCAGGGAGAAACTTGGGAAGGGATACATCCTGGAAGTTTGTTGTAAAAGAAGACCTTCCTGTCATAGGCTCGAAGGATGAATTGAATGATTATTATAAAAATCTATTAAAAGAAGAAGAAAGAACTTCATCAGGCGGCTGGTTTTCGAGTGATACCAGTGAGTCAGGCATGAGCGAGGAAAAGTCATCCGCAGATAAAGCTGCCAATACTGAATACTCCCAAACAAATAATCAGGTTCAGGGGGTAGATGAGGCGGACATCGTCAAAACGGACGGGAAGCATATTTTCCAGGCGGAAGAGAACGAAATCAGGATTATTAAGGCTGCGCCGGAGGATGATATGAAACTTTTGTCCAAGATTTCTTATCCCGGAGAGTTTACACCCAACCAGCTTTTTTTACATGAAGGGAAATTGGCTGTCATCGGCAATCAGTATCACTATACTTCAAATCCGTATGAAGAAATGGAGAAGGATTCGAAGATTTTACCTATGATGATGTCAACGAAGGCTGTTATATATGATGTGAAAAATCCAGCTAAACCTGTGCTGATCCGGGAGGTTGAGCTGGAGGGAAGCTATATGTCAGCACGGAAAGTCGAAAGCATGGTCTATCTTGTCACCATGCATCACCCGGATTATTGGCTGCTCCGGGAAAACGAGGGACTCGATATCAGGCCAAAATATTCGGATACAGCATCCGGTACTGGCGAAAAAATCGTCAGTTATGATGAAATCAATTATTTCCCCGAATCAAAGGAGTCCAATTATACAATGATTGCGGCGTTCGACCTCAATCAGCCAGGGAAAAAAGCCGCTGTCACCACCTATCTGGGCAGCGGGGAGCAAATGTACATGTCGAAGGAAAACCTCTATCTCGCGGTTGCGAATTGGGCTGAGTACCCGCGCGGGAATTGGACAGAGATGCCAGCACCGGATACAACGATCCATAAGTTTTCGATTAAAGGGATGGATGTGGAATTCCAGGGGTCTGCGTTAGTGCAGGGTACCGTGCTGAATCAGTTTTCCATGGATGAACATGATGGCCATTTCCGGGTCGTGACGACAAAGGGATATGCCTGGGATGAAAGCAGGCCATCCTCCAATGCGCTCTATATATTGGATGAAAATCTGAAGCCGACCGGAAAGCTTGAATCACTAGCGAGGGGAGAGCGAATCTATTCAGCGAGATTCATGGGCGATCGCATCTATATGGTCACCTTCAAGGAAACGGATCCTCTGTTCGTCATTGAAGCCAGCAATCCGGCAAAACCAAAGGTGCTGGGTGAATTAAAGATTCCGGGATTCAGCAATTACTTGCATCCTTATGATGAGAACCATTTGATTGGATTCGGGCATGACACAAAAATTGTTGTGGAAAAAGGAGCGGGAGCACAGCCGCGCATCCTCACCGATGGAGTGAAAATTTCATTGTTCGATGTCAGTGACATGCACAATCCGAAAGAGAAGTTCACAGAGATCATCGGCGGCAGAGGGACGTATTCACCGTTGAATGATGACCATAAAGCACTATTGTTCAACAAAGATAAGAATGTATTTGCCTTCCCGATCTCCGTTTATCAAAACAGCCAGGAAAATGAATATGATCAAATCTTTGAGTTCCAGGGGGCATATGTATACAGCATCGATTCCGATAAGGGGTTTGAACTCCAGTCGAAAATCAACCATAACACCAACGGACAGCCATCCATATATGAAGAATATGATCCAGCAATCAAGCGTCTTCTGTATATCAGCAATACGCTGTATGCACTGTCCCCGGGCAAGATAACAAGCCATGATCTGAAATCCTACAGGCATATCGGGACACTCGGTCTAAGATAA
- a CDS encoding DUF6063 family protein: MNYSESKVMQTFELYMVLARDGHGGFEFLSLYIADDDIRALVDGFAHKVDCVVVPAGEKMYMIPKTKLSPFHVNNDYIKRTYLRSGATNADLYLLYFASIVLFGAFYDSYQTLEPTRDFLQLDEWARLVHERIEMLKELDMEKLKQHEQEFSYNWGQIVDKWEDMNDIKESAKKQRGNTISRLSFMDNAKRFLHAQELIEEIGNNEMVLTEKAKAIVQRFFMEVEFNKGILEFIYQWEEETEYADHQ, encoded by the coding sequence ATGAATTATAGTGAAAGCAAAGTGATGCAGACTTTTGAACTATATATGGTTCTAGCGCGTGACGGACACGGGGGCTTCGAATTCCTTTCTTTATACATAGCAGATGATGATATTAGGGCGCTTGTGGATGGCTTCGCACATAAAGTGGATTGTGTAGTTGTCCCTGCCGGAGAAAAAATGTACATGATTCCGAAGACGAAGCTGTCTCCATTCCATGTGAACAATGACTATATAAAGAGGACTTACTTAAGATCCGGTGCGACAAATGCAGATCTTTATCTTCTATATTTTGCTTCAATTGTCTTGTTTGGTGCTTTTTATGACAGTTATCAGACTCTGGAGCCGACCAGGGATTTTCTTCAGCTTGATGAATGGGCAAGGCTGGTTCATGAGCGGATTGAAATGCTGAAGGAACTGGACATGGAAAAGTTGAAACAACATGAACAAGAGTTTTCCTATAATTGGGGACAGATTGTAGACAAATGGGAAGATATGAATGATATCAAGGAAAGTGCCAAGAAGCAGAGAGGAAACACAATCAGCCGCCTAAGTTTCATGGATAATGCAAAACGTTTCCTGCATGCCCAGGAGCTGATTGAAGAAATCGGTAACAATGAGATGGTTTTGACAGAAAAAGCAAAAGCAATTGTGCAGCGTTTCTTTATGGAAGTAGAATTCAACAAAGGAATTCTAGAATTTATTTATCAGTGGGAGGAGGAGACGGAATATGCCGACCATCAGTAA
- a CDS encoding Wadjet anti-phage system protein JetD domain-containing protein, whose amino-acid sequence MKNAIRNKLTGYRRKTIELSELEAMLDNINLPYDQFASLILSLEVDGVIEMVRAKGRNTRNPSLAYTYRIHAHRLKQDLHNELIKYRLLLHSSIQLDTYFSGEPSVWEDDLPYIMKIHRYIEENGFPEYEAPAPERSVDLVGDEKWITDKHGEELLKRIGLWTHMKVIPVADPLMYAINPKALCREKQLHLIVENKTTFQGLLDALPMTMFTTLIYGSGNKIIKSIEQFDRQLPLPDAEHIFYYFGDIDRSGIFIWYILNQKVPVQLYMPFYTACMTKGSLLGKTNQRSDKEAIEQFLSFFSKEEEIRLQAILDNGQYFPQEVLRTNELQEIWRQHHGS is encoded by the coding sequence GTGAAGAATGCAATAAGGAATAAGCTAACAGGCTATCGGAGGAAGACGATTGAATTGTCCGAGTTGGAAGCAATGCTAGACAATATAAATTTGCCGTATGATCAATTCGCCAGTTTGATTCTCTCTCTTGAAGTAGATGGCGTAATAGAAATGGTGAGGGCTAAAGGAAGAAATACAAGAAATCCTTCTCTTGCCTATACATACCGAATTCACGCCCACCGCTTGAAACAGGACCTGCATAACGAACTAATAAAATACCGGTTGCTCTTGCACTCTTCGATTCAACTGGATACATATTTCTCAGGAGAGCCCTCAGTTTGGGAGGATGACCTTCCGTACATAATGAAGATTCATAGATATATAGAAGAAAATGGGTTTCCCGAATACGAAGCGCCCGCACCGGAGCGCAGTGTTGATCTTGTCGGGGATGAGAAGTGGATAACCGACAAGCACGGGGAAGAATTGTTGAAGCGTATCGGGCTCTGGACACATATGAAAGTGATTCCAGTAGCAGACCCATTAATGTATGCCATAAATCCCAAAGCCCTTTGCCGGGAAAAACAACTGCACTTAATTGTTGAAAATAAGACCACTTTCCAGGGCCTGTTGGACGCACTGCCAATGACAATGTTTACAACCCTGATTTATGGAAGCGGAAACAAGATAATCAAAAGCATTGAGCAATTTGATCGGCAGCTGCCATTGCCTGATGCCGAGCATATTTTTTATTATTTTGGCGACATTGACCGTTCTGGGATATTTATTTGGTACATCCTTAACCAAAAAGTCCCAGTCCAGCTTTATATGCCATTTTACACAGCTTGTATGACAAAAGGATCTTTGCTCGGAAAAACAAATCAACGTTCTGACAAGGAAGCAATTGAGCAATTCTTATCTTTCTTTTCAAAAGAAGAGGAAATCCGCCTCCAAGCCATCCTGGATAACGGCCAGTATTTCCCACAGGAAGTTTTAAGGACCAACGAGTTGCAGGAGATTTGGAGGCAGCACCATGGAAGTTAA
- a CDS encoding thymidylate synthase → MISKSGTNFTLIYFELLSEALGSDEKFCESRIGLVKDLGPAFIEIHEDRFRMPLLKKRSFNPFFALVEFSWFILGYNNLSILQEHISNYDKYSDDGLTLNGAYGFRLRKKFNQDQIEQAIQILRENRETRRVVLSMWSVEDLGSDSRDIPCNTSVMLKIREGKLDMTVINRSNDLFLGIPYNVILFFLFQCYLAEKIGCKVGFQRHFTDSLHLYKKDLNKVENIITANDKVTLKQLLNSIEPVEIMDYVNINHIHVIEKKYNLLEDNKFVNFFNSYKEYKEHKNFETAIEFLEENDLGYCGYLWYSEKQ, encoded by the coding sequence TTGATTTCAAAAAGTGGTACAAATTTTACCTTAATATATTTTGAGCTACTTTCTGAAGCATTAGGTAGTGATGAAAAATTTTGCGAGTCAAGAATTGGGTTAGTAAAAGACTTAGGTCCAGCATTTATAGAAATACATGAAGATCGGTTTAGGATGCCATTATTGAAAAAAAGGAGTTTTAATCCTTTTTTTGCTTTGGTTGAATTTTCGTGGTTTATACTGGGATATAATAATCTGAGTATTTTACAGGAACATATAAGTAATTATGATAAATACTCGGATGATGGGTTAACATTAAACGGAGCCTACGGGTTTAGGTTGAGAAAAAAATTTAATCAGGACCAAATTGAACAAGCTATTCAAATACTAAGAGAGAACCGAGAGACACGTAGAGTGGTATTATCAATGTGGAGTGTTGAAGATTTGGGAAGTGATTCAAGAGACATTCCATGCAATACTTCTGTTATGCTAAAGATCCGAGAAGGAAAATTAGATATGACAGTAATTAATCGCTCTAACGACCTTTTTTTAGGCATCCCTTATAATGTTATTTTGTTTTTCTTGTTTCAATGTTACCTTGCAGAAAAAATAGGTTGTAAAGTAGGTTTTCAGAGGCATTTTACTGATTCTCTCCATTTGTATAAAAAAGATTTAAATAAGGTTGAAAATATAATTACAGCTAATGATAAAGTAACTCTTAAACAGTTACTTAATTCCATTGAACCAGTAGAAATAATGGATTATGTTAATATTAATCACATACATGTTATAGAAAAAAAATACAATCTATTAGAAGATAACAAATTTGTTAACTTCTTTAATTCTTACAAAGAATACAAAGAGCATAAAAATTTTGAAACTGCTATTGAATTTTTAGAAGAAAATGATTTAGGTTATTGCGGATATTTATGGTACTCTGAAAAACAATAA
- a CDS encoding 4'-phosphopantetheinyl transferase family protein encodes MNDISQLQFKDLGIICYACKATEEKIKWLTTEESVSWQSMKHRRKRMEWLSSRVAAKAAAVNWLEKYYELPLRPELITIFNTKYGIPYVKWPLQISTPNLSMSHTDNIGVATVSCNYIVHGCDIEKIKDRHSAFSNYFLTSDESVLWFNNNIKIHYGFVERKTIETMLWSAKESIIKAIISKDTSKKFINMFHITLNPSTKNDKNLYDFIFSYENHKGKGKWIIINEYVISVSILNSNQK; translated from the coding sequence TTGAACGACATTAGTCAATTACAATTTAAAGATCTAGGTATCATATGTTATGCCTGCAAAGCTACAGAAGAAAAAATTAAATGGTTAACAACGGAAGAGTCTGTTTCATGGCAATCAATGAAACACCGTAGAAAGCGAATGGAATGGTTGTCATCTAGAGTTGCAGCTAAAGCAGCAGCCGTTAACTGGCTAGAAAAATATTATGAATTGCCATTACGACCCGAATTAATTACTATTTTTAATACTAAATATGGCATTCCTTATGTAAAATGGCCACTCCAAATATCAACTCCAAATCTAAGTATGTCTCATACAGATAATATTGGTGTGGCCACTGTTTCATGTAACTATATAGTTCACGGTTGTGATATTGAGAAAATAAAAGACAGACATTCTGCATTTTCCAACTATTTCTTAACATCCGATGAGAGTGTGCTGTGGTTTAATAACAATATAAAAATACATTACGGTTTCGTGGAAAGAAAAACTATTGAAACTATGTTGTGGTCTGCAAAAGAATCCATTATAAAAGCTATTATATCCAAAGACACTTCAAAGAAATTCATTAATATGTTTCATATAACATTAAATCCTTCTACAAAAAATGATAAAAATCTATATGATTTTATATTTTCATATGAAAACCATAAAGGAAAAGGTAAATGGATAATTATTAATGAGTACGTCATATCTGTTTCCATATTAAACTCTAATCAAAAATGA
- a CDS encoding thymidylate synthase: MNDLIKGDNISDAWLKAISFLLNNNNESYNLIVEIEDPTTEVQQLKYDLDTILVYNSQQRVETVANTIFPIGLYREGNREKLYERFYDLYPRIRQVSSNQSGTYFGRLVAWNYESGDLFNQLEKTIRKLIRAKESRRTIRVMYEMSIYDPKKDQITTMGFPCMSFISIKIREDKIDLTSIYRNQHFVTKAYGNYLGLGRLLTFISENTGFNVGKVTCIATHAELDSSKKAMRTLVESHS, from the coding sequence GTGAATGATTTAATAAAAGGTGATAATATTTCTGACGCTTGGCTAAAGGCAATTTCATTTTTATTAAATAATAATAATGAGTCATATAATCTAATAGTGGAGATTGAGGATCCTACAACTGAAGTACAACAATTAAAATATGATTTAGATACTATTCTTGTATATAATTCACAACAAAGGGTAGAAACTGTTGCTAATACAATATTTCCAATCGGTTTATACCGCGAGGGAAATAGAGAAAAACTGTATGAACGTTTTTATGATCTCTATCCAAGAATTAGACAAGTTAGTAGTAACCAATCTGGAACTTATTTTGGTAGATTAGTAGCTTGGAATTATGAAAGTGGAGACCTTTTTAATCAGCTCGAAAAAACAATAAGAAAATTGATTAGAGCAAAGGAAAGCCGTAGAACAATTCGTGTAATGTATGAAATGTCTATATATGATCCTAAAAAAGATCAAATAACAACTATGGGATTCCCTTGTATGAGCTTTATAAGCATTAAAATAAGAGAAGATAAAATTGATTTAACATCCATTTATAGAAATCAGCATTTTGTAACCAAAGCATACGGCAATTATCTAGGATTAGGGCGTTTATTAACTTTTATTTCTGAAAATACGGGTTTCAATGTTGGCAAAGTCACTTGTATAGCAACTCATGCTGAATTAGATAGTAGCAAAAAGGCAATGAGAACATTAGTCGAATCTCATAGTTAA
- a CDS encoding C1 family peptidase has protein sequence MSRTFVPTIDFRPMMSTVRSQGQRPTCVAFAVTSAHEGFKKTNTHDYSEEFLFRMCKIRDKDYDESSGTFVHLALINLEKLGQLDEALMPYQDPILLPLCTPIAKEFFRNARNNRIPNWRSVSCHENAIENELNSENVVITVIDTQQTFYYANNTHNFIDPPNFDTYKNNYHAITIVGFGVDNYKKPYFLIRNSWGQKWGDQGYGYLSYEYFNKYQAGAWVIA, from the coding sequence ATGAGTCGCACTTTTGTTCCTACTATTGATTTTAGACCTATGATGTCTACGGTACGAAGCCAAGGTCAAAGACCAACTTGTGTGGCTTTCGCCGTTACTTCAGCCCATGAAGGGTTCAAGAAAACTAACACACATGACTATTCAGAAGAGTTTCTGTTTCGGATGTGTAAAATTCGTGATAAAGATTATGATGAATCGAGTGGCACCTTTGTACATCTTGCTCTCATAAACCTAGAAAAACTAGGGCAGTTGGATGAGGCATTAATGCCTTACCAAGACCCCATTCTTTTGCCATTATGCACTCCGATAGCTAAAGAATTCTTTAGAAATGCAAGAAATAATAGAATTCCAAACTGGAGAAGTGTAAGTTGTCATGAAAATGCAATTGAAAATGAATTAAATAGTGAAAATGTAGTGATTACTGTTATCGATACTCAGCAAACATTTTATTATGCTAACAATACTCATAATTTCATAGACCCTCCAAACTTTGATACATACAAGAATAATTATCATGCTATAACAATTGTTGGTTTCGGTGTTGATAATTATAAAAAACCTTATTTCTTAATTAGAAATAGCTGGGGGCAAAAATGGGGCGACCAAGGATATGGCTATTTATCTTATGAATATTTTAATAAATATCAAGCAGGTGCCTGGGTTATTGCCTAA